The genomic DNA ggtgagtgatggagcAGTGGGCGATTAGGGGAATGAGAGGGTAAGCAAAGAACAGTTTgaagaacagtagagaatagagaataatgaagagagggaggtagtgggTTAGGAGGAAACAGTGTGTTTTGGCTTAAAGGAGGGCCAGAGATAGTGGCTTAAGGGAGGCCTTGGATGGTGAGGTTACAGGGTACAGAGATAGTGGGTTAGGGGAGGCCAGGGATGGTGGGGTTAGGGGGTACAGAGATAATGGGTTAGGGGAGGCCAGGGATGGTGGGGTTAGGCAGTACAAGAAGGAAGTAAGAGAAAGTAAGGTTAAGACAGAGCAGGACGGGCAGAgcaggatggaggatggagagggggacaCTAGTGGCTGGCAGACATTGCCCAGGCACCCTCCATCCTCCAGACGGAAAAGGCGTAGCTGAGGCGTTCGTGGGCTAGGTAGTTGCAGCTAGCCAGCTTGGCGTCCATCTCATCACTCTGCAGCACCTGGTACAGGAAGTCGATGTAGCGTGACGCCAGTTTCAGGATCTGTATTTTGCTAAGTTTGTCTGAGGGCAGAGTGGGGATGATCTTACGCAGCGAGGCAAAGGCGTCGTTCAGTGACTGCGTGCGCTGGCGCTCGCGAACGTTGGCGATCACTCGCTGAGTGTGCAGGTCCTCGAAGGGCTCGCCGCCCGGGCCCAAACCAAGGCCGCTGGAGCTCAGCACGGATGGGGCCACACACACCACCGACGTGGGTGAGCTCTGTTGCTTCTTCTGCCGCTTTGGCCCTGACGGAACAAGGCAGTTGGGGCTCCCGCTGACCACGGCCCTCTCCTCGGCCCGACCCAAACTGTCCTTCTTGGGGTACGGCACCCGCTTTCGCCCCCCTGTTGGCCCACTCTTCTTGGAGCCCCTCTCCAGCTCCTCCTCGCTGGCCCCCAGCCCCCCTTCAGGGGAGTTGGCACAGGAAACCTCCTCACGCATAGCCACCTCCCTCTCAGGACACCGTCCTTCTTCCCTTTCCAAGGCAGGCTGGTTTTTGCTCTTcgttcctctctgtctttccctctacTTCTCTTCTTCAGACAGCCGCGTGGGAAGTTCTGGTGGAGACACACAGGTTTAGAAGTTTCGTCTTCTTCCTCCAGTGAAGGACGATGAGTGATACGCTTCACGCTTCTAAACTGCAAACTGTTGAAGATCCATAGGTTTGGCTTtactcccagtcagtcagaaaGCTCTGTCTCGTTCCTGTGCCTCTGTGGTGAATTCGTCACCTCCAGTTTCCCATCTCCTCAACCCGTGTGTAGACCAACAACAAACCATCTACTTCGTCGTGCTGCCTCCCATGCTTTTATACTCGCCCCGCGAAAACGAGGGGCCTGCGGGCAGCTGCAATTGGTCAGAACCAGCTTCTTAGGGTGTGGTTTGGAAGCAGGAAGTGAGCTCGAGGTTGGTGGGTGGCTGGGAAGGGGGTAAGTGGCCTTCTCAGCCAATTGCGAGAGGCCTTGCTAAAAGCTGCAGAAGTTGTCTGCGTCTTTATAGGTTCCAGATTTCTCCTGCCAGAGCACTCCTGTCATTCTCCAGCACccgcgtgtctgtctgtctctcttctcatCAATTCATTACATGCTTCGAGGCTCCTACGTTTGTTGTGCACTTTCACTTCTAAGATATTAAAACATTTTTCTTCGTTGATTGAGGGGATTAGTACTGAATGAATGCGCTTGGTATGTTCAAGATTAAGTAGATGTAATATCTACAAGTTTACAGTGAAAACATTTTATGCATGATATCTCAAGGACTACTCCTTTTTTATTATAAAATAAAAACGTTATTATTTCTCAAATTAGAAAGAACAAGTGTGAGTTCACTGTGTCAGAAGTGACCTCTCTAATATTTATGTGGCATCCTTATTATCTATCACATGACACTATAAAGACACATCACTCACACCAAGTGTCAATCCAACAGGCCAGTCTGGGCAAAAAACATGTGGATTAACATTAGACAGATTTTCACTTTAAACAATAAACATTGTGATGTCACATTTCTGTTTAATAGTACCCACATAGAAATGGTGCCATGACAACTGGGATTATTCCTTTAAACAATACTGCCACTGTGAATATgccttttgttcagtataaaaataGAAAATATGTCACAAAACCTAGTAAATGAAAATAGTATtttcaacatacagtatgtcatatgaagaatttttaaaataacTTTTCAAATCAGATTtcccatagaaatataacaaccaGAATGAATGTCcttattttagcaattccatttctATGCATTATCCACTGCAATCTCTATATGTGAGACATGTAGCCATGGCAACGGCCCATCGAGGACCCTaaataacccctaaccctgtgaGCTTGTGACCCCAGCTCACTAAGGTGAGAGGGCTGCTAATTATGCCATCCATGCCCTCTGGTGGAGTAGACACATGTTCTCTCTCCACACCAGGAACCCAGGGGAACACACATCTGGACCTGCGGGGACACACCacaagggacacacacacaaacgcaataCAACTCCTAACCAATATCTCTAGACAATCTCCTGAAATGTAATCAAACATGATGCCTCGAAAACTACACATTTATCAATAGACATGAATAGTTAATTCAAGTAATGTATATGAATTGTCATGTTATGACAGACTTTATATTAGTGTTGATGGTTTTATCACAGGACACAACATGTGATTACCTCTGCATTTGAAGGAGGTGAGTGGAGAATTTTAGAGGGGCTTTTTTTAGTGAACTTTATGAATGTTATATAGCCATATACAAGAGAGCTGGGATCAACTACACTCAACTGCAGTCAATCAACTCAAAAAATGTATTCCAGTCACTGAGATATTGAAGTGGAAGTTAGACTTAACATGCAGGAATAAGAATGCACGCAACACATTGTAATTATAACAGGCCTTACTTAAACAAAATGCACTTTCATTTCAACCGAAATTCCCAAATCAATTCCCAGATTAACTGgaattataaatacattttctcCAACCTCCGGGTAGGGTTCCGAAGAAGGACAGGAAGCCAATTGTTGTGCGCTGGGCTGTCCGGGGCTAACCTTGGGGCTGCTTACCTTAGCAGAGCATGCCTCCATGCCACCATCATGGAAAGAATGAGCGAACGACAGGCTAACAGGAACAGCATGGAACGTGCACCCCTCGCacagaacagagggaaaaatattgagagagggagagaatgggagatGAATAAAGAAATGGAAAAGAAAggcaaaaagagagaaaaaagaaagaaaggaaggagaggaagagaaaaagaaAGTCCAAACAGAACCAGATGCAGGAGTGGGGAGGGTTGTTTGATCTCCCTCCTCATAGGCTGATTGATGTTGCACATTTCATTTCCTTGTCAGAGTCTTGACATAATGTTTCACTAAACACTCCGGACCCTTTTTTTCTTTTGACTTTTATTTTTGGGGGTTAATAATGAACCCCTCCTGTGGCTGCAAACAGACAGCACGATATCAAGAGGACGTGTATAGAAATGGCTTTGATATCAAAGAGGAGTATAGGCCATCGTAATGTGTACTTTAGGTTTTGCCCATATGTTATAGTCCGAACTGATCCGTAGTATTGAAATACTCTACTGGGTAAAGTGTATGTTGAAAGAGGAGGGTGATATTTCTTAAATCCATAATACTTGAATTTGGTTACTGCCTTCCTGCCAAATTCTAAGAAAGTCTTGAGTAAAGACAACTGATCAACGGCACAAGGACCTTCCATCATAAGTAAGCATTGAGTAACGTGGTTCCTGTTGAAAATGAGTCCTAGAATACACTGTTCACCAAACTTCTCACCTTAACAGATGGCTCATCCTCATCACACTGTCTTGGAATTAGTAGAATAATCACCTAATCACTAGCCCAGGGTCAGACATTTCCCCCTCCTTATGGATATGGTCAGGATTTGGCTGTGGGGTAATCTGATCTTAGATCTGTGGATAGTAAGGCACAAGCTTCTATCTACCACAAGCCTCTGTCTTGGAAAGAGTTCATTGCCCAGCACCCCTCCCCCTACCGctgctcctccatccctcctctggaGCCCAGTGGGACACATGCAGACATCTGGGACCCATTTCCCCCCGTAGAGCAGGACTTCCTGTGGGGTATCAACCTAGCGGGGGTGGAGGGTGAGGGTGCATGGGGGTGAAGGACGGAGGTGCAGGACCGAGGGGGAAGGGTGATGCATATAGATATAGAGTATGGGTAGTAATGAGGGGTTGAGGGGTTTGAAGCTGGGAGAGAGGGCAGGTCTGGGGCCACTTCCATTCACTTCAACCGCCAGCAAGTCGCCTCAATCTGTTTGTGTGTACACATTAAAGATGTAACATTTCCATTTTTTCTCCCCTTTTCTTTTTGATGGCGGATTCAAATAAATCAATGTATTCTTATGGCAAATCTGGTccttggaaacacacacacaaacagagattGTCACTGTGccgtgtctgtgtctatgtctgtgtgtctgtgtgtgtgtgggcagagcAAAGCAGCACTAAAGAAAAACCCCCTGAAGGTATTTTTCTGTTGAGACAGATAAAAAAACAATCCTGCTTTAAAAGCATTTTTTCTCCTCCATTGCATGCTAATCTGTGTTATTTCAGTTTGCCTGAGACTTAACTCTTTATATTAGGCTATAATTTATCATAATATTTAGTGCTCAAGCTTCCCTCAAATGTCCCTGCTTTCATGTGCAATTTGGCCAATATCCTGCGCTGGCTCTGATTACAGTGTTTAAGTCCCAGGGTCCATCCATGGCACATTACAAACAGTACCAGTCGAGTTCACAGCCAAGaagaactacagtatatagggcaCACTAGGCTAGCATGGCTAACTCCAGCTCACAGCCAAGcagaactatgtagggaaagcTAGACTAGATTAGCATGGCTAAGTCCTCTACCCTCACACCAGTCAGGAAATGAGCGTAGACCGAACATGTGTGGAGAGACTTATCCACACCAGAAGTCCTATCATTACTTGACATACAGCACATTTATCCAGCTAACACAGACAGCTAACATTGCCCATTGGTATTGATATGTAGAACATGTAGATTTAGAtcaaagtttgtgagggtttctACCTCGACGGTGTGCCAAAACCAATGCTGGGCCGTTCCAATAGATGGTGCATCCAACTGAGGTAACCTTAGGTCACAGACATGACAGTGATCTATTACTACCCCTTAAGGAGTAGGTGTGTCAGTAGATGCCCTGTTGCATTGAGAGGGTGGATCACACATGTATCTGGAGGTAGACATTAACATGAGCTGGGCATTCAATCTGGACGCAACTATGACTTTCAACTTTTCCAAACCAATCAGAGTGAACCCagaagtggcgcagcggtctaaggcactgtatttcagcactagaggtgtccctacagaccctggtttgattccaggctgtatcacaactggctgtgattgggtggtgcacaattgacccagcattgtctgggttagagtttggctggggtaggctgtcattgtaaataagaattatttcttaaaactgacttgcctagtaaaataaaagatGTCTCTGACCAGGCCCTCTGTACCACTGGTCACAGAACAGGgccatcccactgggcaaaaaaacttgtttccacataatttaaaaataaaaaaaagcaatgtgatgatgttgaatcaataaGTAAAACTGATTGGATATGCAAAATGTCATCAACGTCGGGGAATTTcttctttttttcacccaacttttaacctaaatccaatggcaTGATGACATTTTTTTTTCACATTAAATTCACGTCAGTTAACaattcaaccaaatgtaaatcaaaactcgactttgaactgatgtctgtggcCAGTGGGATTGCATTAGAAATATCAACATAACTCTGTAGCTAGCTACAAAGCATAATTATTTCAAGTCGAATCAATCCCCTATTATTCCATTAGATTAGATGACCTTACCAAAGTTATGTtcggttatatatttttttatattatatatatatttttttatatctttTTTTATCCCCTGTTCTGATACTGGTTCTCCCTGTGAAGCCACAAAAAAATGCTGCTGCCATGGCATATTGTattataaaagagagagagagagagagagagagagagagagagagagagagagagagagagagagagagagagacagagagagacagagagagagagagagagagagagagagagagagagagagagagagagatagagagggacagagagagagagagagagagagagagagagagagagagagagagagagagagaagaagaagaaagagaaagggTCAAATAAGCGAAAGTCCAGAGACATGTTTCAGTTTGTAAATAAAACAGATAATTGCTATGTATATTGCTTAAATATCTGTGTGCTTTGTACTGCATTTTGCGGAAGTTCCTCAGGAATTATTTCAAAACTACCTTCTCCAAAATGCCTTTTTAACGTCAAAGCAGCCATCTGGTTCTTTACTAATTCAAGATGTTTGCTTTTCATTCACGTTTTTTCCCCTCTTTACTTAATTTCTTAAAATAAATACTCATAAAACCAAAGTATCTTTGAGGCTGAATGGGTCTTTCCTAATAGTATATTTTTTCCTCACAATTAATTTTCCTGTCACACAGATGTAGACTTACTTCCAAAACACACAACCAATATAGAATCTTGTTCATATTTAGACGGTTatacaaataaatgtataaatgtGTTCACCTTATAAAGAAGGCAATACCTATGGTATCATGTGGACATGGCCATATAAATTCTAGACGACCCCTAACATAGATGTTACCACATTATGAAGTTTTAAGTACAAGAAAAGGGTGAACAGGTTAAGGCTACTGTTACTGTCCCATCTGCACTGTATCATAGTGAAGAGTTCATCTCTTAATCTCTTAATCTGATTCGTCATCTGCGGCTCATCAACACTTCAGGTGCAATTGCTGTTTGGCATTTACCAATACGTTTGAAGTATGTCTGATTGATTCAAATACATCTACCAGTTAAGTGCTAGATGACTTCCTTCCTTGATTTCGCTGGAAAGGAGTCCCATAAGAAAATGTAACCCCTCCCCTTTTTACATaccacaaaaacacacattttacAGCCTACAGTATACACTATTTTGGTCCAAACCCTAAAGTTTGTTCATTGGAAAGTAACAAGACTTGTTTTTTAGTGTCTTAATGTAAAACGTTATAATAAGCGAGATACCATGTTATTTTGTTTGTATGGCTACTTAATAACCACAACATTGCAATTAACTTGATACAAAATGACTCAAGAGGGCTTGCAAACAAACCAATGTGATGCAATAAAGATATGAGGGCAGCGAAACATAATGATGGTTTCTTATAAAGGATCCCGGTTGAAGATACTTAATGATTAAATCATTGGTAGATCTCTGTGCTACCTTCACTCTATACGCTTTCCTAttttgatatttaaaaaaaaaaaactgtattcAAATAGAAGTAGGCAATCTGCCAACATTTGCATCTGTTGCATCAATCACCTCACCAGAAAAAGTACTATACCAAGGTAACCAGCATCTACATAGACATGTCATTTTACGTATTTTTCATATAAACTTCAAAGTCTCTTTTATCATACAGATGCCTAAACCGAGCCATATACCAAAAGTCCTTgcatcccccccacctccccttTGAAGGAGCAAAATACAAATGTGGACGGATTGAATAATTGCCAAACTTCAAAGCGCAGGTTATTGCCCGAGCGTTTACTGTTGCCTGTAGTGCTATGGAGTGTTTTCTTTTATAATGTGGGCTGGgcgagagagaaaatgtctggcCCTACCTCAGTGTAAATCCCAGTCTAACGCCGGGGTCTGACCCGGGTGGCCTGAGCTAAATAAAAATTACAATGTTTCACTCCCACAAGAAAGACACTGGGCTCCCCAGACACTCTTACCATCGTCCCCTCCTAGAATATTTCTGAGAAACCCCATCGTGGAAACTATACGACAACTCCACCccacaaatacacacaggtgTTAAATTTGGGTTTTGTAAGTGGCATAATCACTCAAATGAATCGCTTTCCCTCTATCAGTTTAACAGACACAAAtatgggtaacactttacaatTGCTTTTAGCACTGGGTAACAGCCTGcaggtataatgcattataacttgtATATAACCATGTATGAGCCTTCATAATGTCTTATAATAAGGCTGTTATGTCATGACAAGTCCTATGATGCATATGATTTATGTTGTTTCCAAACATAAGGCGCTAGAGGTCAGTTCTACTTTTCTCCATCAATTAAACCCCTTCCCGGGGTACCCCACAGCGACAGTGCAACCACTTCCACAATGTAGTTAAGCTAAGCTTTTCCATCAAAGTACACCATTAAGATGAGGGTGCTTTCTATCTGCTAGTAAAGCTTTCAAAAGAACGGAGCACATCTTTGTAAAATCACTTCGCCCTATGCCTAGTACACACTCACATTGTACAACTGAGGTTGTTCCTTTACACttctgtgtataaggtagttgtagtgaaattgttagattactggttagatattactgtatggtcggaactagaagcacaagcatttcgctacactcgcattaacatctgctaaccatgtgcatgtgaccaataacatttgatttgaggtacAACACAAGGTTCTAACTGTTATGTATGACATTGTACGAGATGTACTACCAACGCAATAAAACAGTTGTCCTACAATTATATTTTATTAATATGGctctcacatacatacatacctgtACAACAGACATACATTCCTACACACACGCAAGTGGATATACATCATTTCATGTTTCATTATTACAATGTGCTAGATGTGGTAGCTCACATAGAAACAGACTTTTAAAAAGGAAGAACAGGATCAAATTCATCTCCACAGAGCAGTATGATGACCACCAATATTTTGGATCGGAGAAGCAACAAACAAATGTTTAGGATTACTGAAGCATTCACGCAATTAGTCCTTGGTCCGtctgtagtgcactatctagggagtagggtaccTTTTCGGACTCGGGTCCTTGTGTTGGGAGTCAAAGCGTTTACCGGAATAAAATTGGTCAAAGGCTCATATTATTAAGCCCCAATGGTCCCCTCTCACACTTGTGACATCATTGGTTCGGTCCTCGCTCACTTTGTTGACAACTTCCCATCATGGCAATAATAAAAATGCTACGAAATATCTCCATTCAAATACGATGagtactaaaaaaaaaaaagagacattTGAAATGAATTTGCTTACTGTTATAAAAGAAGTTGTTCTTACATTATGGGATGGTAGTACAATCTTTCTTCATATAATCATTTTATACAGTGGTGGTGGGATGCTGTGATAGTGGCTAACACGGGCAGGTATAACGCTATAAGACATTATAAAGGGCGGGTCAAACAAGTCTTATGATAAGTCTTAGAAAGCATTATAGCTGCATAAAAAATGCATTATACCTGCCAGCATTAAGTCAAGTGTTTCCAAATAGTGTTGAGACCCAACAAACTAAATGTAGTGGCTTCGTCACATTACTGCAGGTGACAGTAAGTTTTTATGAACCCAAGCACAAAGTGCAAAAACGGATAACACAGAACAGTCATACTAAAATCCAAATACTTAGATTTCCCAAACATGTCTGTGATGTGTCCTATTGTTGTCTAGAATTGATGTTCTATGATTTGTGCAGGTAGAGTACAGTTATACTACACCGAGATGAATTCTGAGAAAGGCTTACAtctaaaaacaaacattttccatctaaaaacaaacattttccaacAGCCAATGCATTTGATGGAGTGACGCCCCCTTGTGGCAAGATAATGGAAGTCAATTCTGTATCATAACCACAAATAAATCAGagaaggaatatatatatatatatatatatatatatatatatatatatttattacctGCAAGCTCTTCCTTAACAATGTAGTATTCAATATCAAAGAGAAAGAAATAGAACATCCACAATAGAATCTTAAAAAGCTCACAGAAACAGGGAATGCTCAGCGCCTGCTAGCCAGTCTATCCACAAGTTCATCCCTATTTTATACTGTTTATGAATTTTACTGTCTTCATATACATATGTATGTGACACttgtctgtgttcctgttgtatgtCCTCTAAAGTTGTTTTAGTCATGCCAATATCTCCCTCTTTATTAGATAGTAAAAAAACATCATAGGTAGATAGATGTACATGATCATCAAGGGTTAGATACAAATTCATCAAATAAGAACCCCTAATctcataaagagagagatattggcATGACTAAAACAACTTTAGAGGacatacaacaggaacacagacaaGTGTCACATACATATGTATATGAAGACAGTAAAATTCATAAACAGTATAAAATAGGGATGAACTTGTGGATAGACTGGCTAGCAGGCGCTGAGCATTCCCTGTTTCTGTGAGCTTTTTAAGATTCTATTGTGGATGTTCTATTTCTTTCTCTTTGATATTGAATACTACATTGTTAAGGAAGAGCTTgcaggtaagcatttcactgtactgtttacaccggTTGTATCCTGTGTACGTGACAAATTAACGTTGATTTGATTTCACAGACATAGGAAAAGAGGGGGTAACCTAAACGAGGAGGCGCGGGCATAGGTGGAGATCATGGTACTCATTCCCTCACTATAGAGGGGTTCAATGGCCCTTATCAAAAGTCACTGAGGATGCTGATGTCAGCAAACTCTTTGCGGTAGCGGTGGGAGTAGAGGGCCAGCAGGATGGACCACTTCAGGGTCATTAAACTCCACACGCCCGACAGGAACAGGCTCCTCGGGTCGGTCAGTGCTGGAAATGACAGAGATGACAGATATTAGTCTTGCGGACTAAAAGACCTGATTGGCACACATTTCATTGACTCAGGTACTTCTCAATGAAGGTTCCTGTAGAAAAACCACAGCTTTAGGCTTGTAACACACAAAGGCAATGAATTTCACATGGAATAACCCCATGAACTTATGGGAGATCACAGCACAAAATCTCTGGGAAGCAGTCATTTTGTGTGGAAATAGATGTAATCATGTGCCCTAAGAGCTGAAATATGCAATACTAATGactaaattaaaaacaaaaaactaagttaagtgagaagtaggcattggtctgaagtcgaaaaagaaaggaaattcacgAGCACCACAATAACTACTCCCCctatgctctaccaaggttttccagcacacagctttgacctactacagtagctatgttggtattgtacttcaaataatgtgtaggcaggttgcttaggattcaaaccttctcaaacagcctaattcatactcttAGAGGAGGTGCTgccacaataatgtgatttgtacCGCAAGTTCAAATGTTGGATTcttcacacaacacacacatcccatCCACTACCCTTTAAAGCTTTTTTTATTACATGAAAGCAAGCTTTGCTTTTATACTTACAAGACCATCACACTTGATTGAGCGAGTTGTTTTGTCTTGTAGTAATGTGGTGCCTGCCTGTATTTcattaaacctttattttagcaATACATGACATTGAGGAAAAATAGATATTTGATAACATATTTTTGGGGTCAGTAGGCACCCAACATAACAACAGGTTATGGTGTGTTGGATACAGTCACTCTTATAGAGGTCTACAGAGCCTGTCTGTATTCCTGGTTTCTGTAACCGTTAGcttacctgtgtaatatccaCATCAGCTCAGATACACTTGTTTTGCAAACATGGTCTTGTTTTATCAATTGCTGTGCTGATCAATGGGCAGTTCATTACCTCTGTCAAATGAATATGTAGCTTAAAgttatgtgtgtatttgtatttgcAATAAAGATGGTGATGCTATACTAATAATACACATTTACAAAAGGCCTATATCTAAAAAAATACTTCGCTCTCTCATTAggctgtatacacacacacacacacacaataccgttcaaaagtttggggtcacttagaaatgtccttgtttttgaaagaaaggcacattctttgtccattaaaataacatgaaattgatcagcaatacagtgtagacattgttaatgctgtaaatgactattgtagctggaaacggcagattttttatggaatatctacataggcgtacagaggcccattatcagcaaccatcactcctgtgttccaatggcacgttgtgttagctaatccaagtttatcattttaaagggctaattgatcattagaaaacccttttgcaattatgttagtacagctggAAACtgctgtcctgattaaagaagcaataacactggccttctttagactagttaagtatctggagcatcagcatttgtggtttcgattacaggctcaaaatggccagaaacaaagacccttcgtctgaaactcatcagtctattcttgttctgagaaatgaaggctattccatgtgaaaaattgccaagaaactgaagatctcgtacaacgctgtgtactactcccttcacagaacagagcaaactggccctaaccagaatagaaagaggagtgggaggcccaggtgcacaactgagcaagagaacaagtacattagagtgtctagtttgagaaacagacgcctcacaagtcctcaactagcagcttcattaaatagtacccgcaaaacaccagtctcaacatcaacagtgaagaggcgactccgggatgctggccttttaaaatgataaaacttggattagctaacacaacgtgccattggaacacaggagtgatggttgctgataatgggcctctgtacgctatgtagatattcaataaataaaaatcagccgttcccagctacaatagtcatttacaacattaacaatgtctacactgtatttctgatcaatttgatattattttaatggacaaaaaaattgattttctttcaaaaacaaggacacttctaagtgaccccaaacttttgaacggtagtgtatatacacatTATTTAATAGCAGAACACAGTAAAGTCCATTACTCCACTGaagagtatgaattaggctgtttaagaaggtttgaatccttagcaacctgcatacacattgtttgaagtacaatagacAAACATATCTACTGttgtaggtcaaagctgtgtgctggaaactTTAGTAGAGcatttggcttcagaccaatgcctacttgtcacttaaaacattgttttttacaCCGGAAGGTGATTCTGTTAAAGGTGCATTATACAACAATTTCACAAAAAGCCTGACTTTTTTTTCCACAATCAAAAGTCAGTCATCGGCAGTGCTATTTT from Oncorhynchus clarkii lewisi isolate Uvic-CL-2024 chromosome 7, UVic_Ocla_1.0, whole genome shotgun sequence includes the following:
- the LOC139414445 gene encoding twist-related protein 2-like yields the protein MREEVSCANSPEGGLGASEEELERGSKKSGPTGGRKRVPYPKKDSLGRAEERAVVSGSPNCLVPSGPKRQKKQQSSPTSVVCVAPSVLSSSGLGLGPGGEPFEDLHTQRVIANVRERQRTQSLNDAFASLRKIIPTLPSDKLSKIQILKLASRYIDFLYQVLQSDEMDAKLASCNYLAHERLSYAFSVWRMEGAWAMSASH